The Candidatus Nanohalococcus occultus genome contains a region encoding:
- a CDS encoding nucleotidyltransferase domain-containing protein, producing MIKDLTKTEREVLDYFVRMPEEIHVRGLSKKIEVPYSSTRSALNGLEEKGFLESNKESKMTFYYPTEQRFRKAKKVLNLEKLEQSKVSEFLEKELKPEAVVLFGSYLDGRDRAESDIDIAVIGGREKRLDLTSFEKELGRKIQLTRIEDLGNENEEFKNTLANGMVLAGYLDVTS from the coding sequence ATGATCAAAGATCTAACCAAAACTGAGAGAGAGGTGTTGGATTATTTTGTGAGAATGCCTGAAGAAATCCATGTTCGTGGCTTATCGAAGAAGATTGAGGTGCCTTATTCCAGCACCAGGTCTGCTTTAAACGGATTGGAGGAGAAAGGTTTTCTGGAAAGTAACAAGGAATCGAAGATGACTTTCTATTATCCAACAGAACAGAGATTTAGGAAGGCGAAGAAAGTACTTAATCTCGAGAAGCTAGAGCAGTCAAAAGTTTCAGAGTTCCTGGAAAAAGAGCTGAAACCTGAGGCTGTGGTGTTATTCGGATCTTATTTGGACGGGAGAGACAGGGCTGAAAGCGATATAGATATAGCGGTGATCGGCGGACGCGAAAAAAGATTGGATCTAACGAGTTTTGAAAAAGAGCTTGGAAGAAAAATCCAGCTCACACGGATTGAAGATCTAGGGAACGAAAATGAAGAGTTCAAAAACACGCTGGCAAATGGAATGGTATTGGCCGGATACCTGGATGTGACCTCGTAA
- the cas1 gene encoding CRISPR-associated endonuclease Cas1, which produces MKASEGLMDQSVIYVKKQGTQIGLDEGRIEVREKGEVLQSFPVEQVDTINVFGGVNLTTPFFKNCNRKEITVNYFTIHGNYEGSFLPEKNTIARVRRKQYQLSEEKERDIVHEITRAKARNMKTILMRKGVKETEKIGKVLDTLKNEKPGKDTLRAREGESSDYYFQKIDQTLRDGWTFEKRTRRPPEDHINSLLSLTYTFLKNEVLSGLRQYNLDPFLGVMHVDRHGRPSLALDLMEEFRPLFADTFTMRLINRQTLTHEDFRKDNHLKDEKFSTYLEKWEDYMNEKFRHPKFEYQVTRRKAIRLQSILLRKVITGENQKYHPLVFNR; this is translated from the coding sequence ATAAAGGCCTCGGAAGGCCTGATGGACCAGTCAGTTATCTATGTTAAAAAGCAGGGAACCCAGATAGGGCTTGATGAAGGCCGTATCGAGGTCAGAGAAAAAGGAGAGGTTTTGCAGAGTTTTCCTGTCGAGCAGGTCGATACAATCAATGTGTTTGGCGGAGTTAACTTGACTACACCTTTCTTCAAGAACTGTAACAGGAAAGAGATCACCGTCAACTACTTCACAATCCACGGCAACTACGAAGGAAGCTTTCTACCAGAAAAGAATACGATCGCCCGAGTCAGACGTAAACAGTACCAGCTCTCTGAAGAAAAAGAACGAGACATAGTCCATGAGATAACACGTGCGAAAGCTCGGAACATGAAAACCATCTTGATGCGTAAAGGAGTGAAAGAAACCGAAAAAATCGGAAAAGTACTTGACACACTGAAAAACGAAAAACCAGGGAAAGACACGTTGCGGGCGCGGGAAGGCGAGTCCTCGGACTACTACTTCCAAAAAATCGATCAAACACTTCGAGACGGCTGGACTTTCGAAAAACGGACGAGAAGGCCTCCAGAGGATCACATAAACTCGCTGCTATCACTGACCTACACCTTTCTGAAAAACGAGGTCTTGAGCGGACTGAGACAGTACAACTTGGATCCGTTCCTCGGAGTTATGCATGTCGACAGACACGGTCGACCAAGCCTGGCACTGGATCTGATGGAGGAGTTCCGACCCCTATTCGCCGACACATTCACAATGCGACTAATCAACCGGCAGACACTCACCCACGAAGACTTCCGTAAAGACAACCACCTGAAAGACGAAAAATTCTCAACATACCTCGAAAAATGGGAAGACTACATGAACGAAAAGTTCCGACACCCAAAATTCGAGTACCAAGTAACACGCAGAAAAGCAATCCGATTACAGTCCATACTCTTGAGGAAAGTGATTACAGGCGAAAACCAGAAATACCACCCCCTGGTTTTCAACCGCTGA
- the cas4 gene encoding CRISPR-associated protein Cas4 — protein sequence MEDKDLINVNSLNQYLYCPRRLWYQKFYDTTGNNYFLTDGKLKHEHKGERGGWTEEIYLESEDLGIHGKIDIMESKNNIPVERKRGDYYRQNDVIQLTAYCLLLEENTGQRVRTGTLYLHGTDERHRIQITKSHIEKLKQIIQKIQNLDPDNPPPLIDNRNKCKGCSARSYCMPEETEKLGEDGQGNLVDGK from the coding sequence ATGGAAGACAAAGACCTGATAAATGTAAACAGTTTGAACCAGTACCTCTACTGTCCGCGCAGGCTCTGGTATCAGAAATTCTACGATACCACCGGAAACAACTATTTTCTCACAGATGGAAAGCTGAAACACGAGCATAAAGGAGAACGCGGCGGCTGGACGGAAGAAATATACCTTGAAAGCGAAGACCTTGGAATTCACGGCAAGATCGACATCATGGAGTCAAAGAATAATATCCCTGTGGAAAGAAAAAGAGGAGATTACTACCGGCAAAACGATGTAATCCAATTAACCGCATACTGTCTCCTACTCGAAGAAAACACAGGCCAAAGAGTACGAACAGGCACACTCTACCTTCACGGAACCGACGAACGCCACAGAATACAGATAACAAAAAGCCATATCGAAAAACTCAAACAGATAATACAGAAAATCCAAAACCTCGACCCGGATAATCCTCCACCGCTAATTGATAACAGGAACAAATGTAAGGGCTGTAGCGCGAGGAGCTACTGTATGCCGGAGGAGACTGAAAAGCTTGGGGAAGACGGTCAGGGAAACCTGGTGGACGGAAAATGA